A window of Eucalyptus grandis isolate ANBG69807.140 chromosome 4, ASM1654582v1, whole genome shotgun sequence genomic DNA:
aaaaaaaaacacggagAACCATAATCACAGTCGAGAGTATTGAGAGTGATATTCACAGGCTAGGAATCTGGGACATTGACTGACAGCCACAGCCTCTATTCGCGGGTTCCTCCTCATACAAACTGCTTTACACCTATGAGAAACCTCTGGCAGCTCTTAACCGTGAGCGCTGCCCCTTTGACCTTGCTTCCATAAGCTTCGCTTTCAATGTATTCTCCTTTATGACAGGCGGCAGTTTCGATGATGACTCCGATACATCTGGATCGTTAGACGACTGTTTCACCATCCATGGTCGTACTGGACTCGCCTGAGTCCTCCATGCAGAGTTACTGCATGAAGCCTCCCCAAAGTCGACATCAGGATGGACAGAACCTCCACTCGACAACTTTAATTGATTCTTTATGAAGTCATCCAGCATGGAATTTGCCGTTAAACTGCGGACTTCagatttgttctttctttcgtGGCTAAACTCATCCGTAGCTTCATGGTTGTCCAATTTGTGGGTAACGGTAACCTCGGCTGGGTTTCCATCAGCCCTTTTATCCCTTGTGGTACCAGCTTTTTCAGACTTAGCCTGAACACTGGATGAATTCTGAGCTTTCCTCCTCCCACGAGGTGCGCGTTTTTTCTTGGTTAGCTCTATTTCGACTTTGTCATCAGCAGGATCTTCTGACGCTTCATCCATATATGCCTTAAACTCACCATGGGTTTGTCGATTCAGCTCAAAACAATTAGAATCACTTCCATCAGAATCATCTTCATCACCCAGATCTTGAGGCGCACTTACAACCTCATTCAGAGGAACAGATTCAAGTGAATTTCGCCGTTCCTTGGTAATGTGCTGTCGATGCTCTTAAGGGCGTCCTTCCTCTTAGCTTGAAGGAATGTCTCGATTTCGAGGCTCAATTTGTCTACAATCGAGCTCTTTTCTGCTGAACCACTTTGGGCTTCTTCGAACTTCATCTGCATCCTCTCATCAAGCCATGATTCAGATATATGGAGAATCAAACGGTCCCGTTCAGATCCTCCAGCCCAATCCTTGTCATACCTTTGTTTCAATGAATGAACCTCATGTTCATAGTCTCTTATACCAACGGCAAATTCATCACAGAGATCTTCCAAcaatttccttgattttctGTCCTTTTCCAGCTCTCTCAAGGCATGAGATAGAGAAGATTTTGCATCAGAAAGTTCTCGAGCTAGCTTACGGTGTAGGCTCTCTGAACGCTTTCTTAGCTTCCTCTCATCTTCTAGCTCATCTCTTGCTGACTGAACAGCAGCAAGAATTCGATCCTGTTCCTTATTCTTCCGAGCTAGTTTATCTTCCGAAATTTGCTTCATCAAAGCATCTATCTCGTGTCGATCAGCTTGTTGGTCCCGAAGCAACTCCTTAATCCGGACTCGGGAATGATCAAGCTCCATCTTCAATGCTTTTATCAGTGATATATTGGATGCATGCTGCTCTTCCAAGCTCCAAATACGGTTTAATACTTTCAGAAGTTCTGTTGATGTTTTGAGGCTGTAATGTGGCTCATTAACTCTTCTTTTGAAGTCTAAAGAACTCGAAGGAGTGATTGCTGGGTTATATGGAGTTACCTGCAACGGCATGGTACCTTGAGTCATTATGCCCACATGAACATCACGCATATGGTATCATTAATACTCGAAAAGCCTTATCGCGGCAACAGACCCATGGTAGCGACAAACTGAGATGCTCTACGCAAATAAGCTCATCGAAGGAATTGTAAATAAGGCTCCAgtaaatttgtgcaatttgaatcaCAGAACCCAGAGTTTCAATTAAGAATGCTCTGAACAACAGTGCCTTAAAAAACCATGTTTAGTCTGtccaagagaggaaaaatataaaatgttcaGGCGGTGTAGTCAATGCTCCCGTCAGTGACAAAAGACATTTAGCACACTAATGAACACAAAGAGGATAACCagtttatttatcaaaaaggaacaAACATAAAAGGTCTGCAATAATATTGCCAACATTTTACAAACGATTTCTGGCCCTTTCTACCTCAACACGCTAAGATGAAAGGAAACAGGCAGAGGTTCTAGGCATAGTCGACACTCAGCCCTAATGCATCAAAATACAATTTCCATTACTTGAGAGCCAGAACTAAACTCAAAAATAGAATTACCTCCATCGAACTTCCATAACTTGCCGGGGAAACAGGCTGTATGGCACGATTATTTCTTTCAATGGATCGATGATGTTGCATGAGGGATGCTGCGACATGCCTCCTTAAACTGCTTGTACTCTCTGGCTGTTAGATGACATAACCCAACTTAGTCAGTAAATTTGCAAGAATACCTCGTCAGCTTAACGCTATGTCACATACTAAAGTAATGAGCGGTAAAATCAACAGAAAGCATCCATCACGAAAATTGCTGCACTGAGCACATGATCAAGATGAGCAAATGAAGGATCTAGCGATTCAAATATACGACAACAGCATAATTGTTTTCAGATGTCGTAGAAACTAGGGTAAAGAAGCAGAGACGTCAATACCCGACAAAAGCTTCTGAAGTGCATTTAGCTGGATTAGACCTAGGCTGCACTAATTCATATGTACAGACCAGAAGGGAGGGGAACCTTGACAACAGTTAACAAGGACATGTCCGAGAAGACACTGTTCTTTCCGTCAAATTTGCCTATTCGACACACAAGAGTGCCGTCTCCTGACCGGACCAGCCAAACACTGATAACGGAATTCTGAAGCTGCTTGAGGCCATAATGATGCCATCTTAGGATCATAAAGAGATGCAGACCGAAATACCCTGATGAGCGTTTCTCTAGAAACAGACTTCAAAAACATCCCAACCGCACAGAGCCTCAGCGGAGACACCATACAAGATTGGTCATGATCACACACGGAGCAAAACACAAACATCTGAAACGCGAAACACAACAGATAGCCCTCGAACAGATATACCAGCACGGACAAGAAACAAGTCCTCGACCGACCATCACAAAGCCAGATCACATAAGCCAATCAAGAAACAAAACATGCACCTGCTCAGGAGAACTCGGAGAAGGATCGGCCAGAAAGTGAGAGAGCTCAAACCCGCCACCCCCACCGCCAcccccaccgccaccgccgccgccgccatcctTGTCCCTCCGGAGGCGGCGCAGCCCGTGGGGAATATTACCGAGATTGCCATTGTGGTGGTGCATTCTGGAAGAGGCCAGGTAGTGAGAGAATTCCCAGAGAGCAGCGGCGAGCTTCCTGGCAGAAACACGAGGAGAAGATggaggggaggagggagaagggtTAGAGCCGGAGGAGGCAATGATAGCTCCACGCGCAAAGAACTCGAGCCTCACTGGAGTGCTGGGGCCACCACATCTTTTGCTTAGAATTACGCCCCTCCTTAacttttgtcccaaattttcctccttttctgcTGCCTCTCCCCCACTTTTCCCCACCCTTTTCATGTTTCTcgctccccctccccctctctctctctctctctctgtctactcaacccatttttcttttcttgggttttaaaaaagaaatccttcttttcctttgcccCTCTTTTTCGGGGATCTGGGGCTCCTGGAGCGCGAGAGACTGATCACTGTTGCCGCAGAAGTTTACTCCAacgcctccctccctctctctccctctctctctctctctctctctcctgtgtGTTTTTCCTCTGTTCTGCCACAGTGGTTCTTCCTCGCCGTGACAGCTCTGCTCGACAGGTTCCCAGACAACCAGCGTCCGCGTGTGCGAATGATACTGATCAGAGAAAGAGGAAAGTAAAAAGCCGGTCCGGTCGGATCAGATCGGCCCGTGAGAAGAAGCCAACCCCCTGCGTATTTCTACGGTACGGTACTACCCGCCAAATGCAGGTTTCGCCGGCTTATTATTGCCTCGGCCAGCGATAAAGAGAGGACCAGTGCTTTTCACAGTCCAATGGGCTCATCTAGCCCCcaatcaaaaatagaaaattacgATACTCGAATCATCTCGACTCGACTCACTTGGCATTCGAGTTATAATAAGAACTCAAACCCGAGTTTGGGCTCGAGCTGGTTAAGCTCAAATGTTCTATGCGTATGTTACGTGATTGTAaggattttttctttctttcttttggtctaTGTTTCCCTAACTATTCTACTATTTTTGAAAGACATTATGGAAGCTTGACTGTGCCTCGCGAGCCGTTGAGCTAAATATTGGTGAGTCCATAAGTTTGGTTCCAATAGAGTCAAAATCGAACTATGGAGAGTGGTTTAGCGAGTGGAGGTACGTGGAAGCGATTTTAGTTAATCCGATTCACAACAATTAAAATGTAGGGTGAATTGAATTCCTTCTTGTTTACCTCGAGTCAAGGGTAAATTCATATTTTCCTGACAATTTTCCGTAGACCCTAGAGGGGGCAGGCACTGGCCACTGGCCGCAATCCCTTTTGCAGCATGCTTATTTCCGTGGCGTGTTGGAACTCCGCTCCGTACACACGTGGGAGTCGAACCTTGAAAATGCTGCTTTAAATGCAGTCTGcccttttttttcaatcaaactgtcgagtttttttttttgtttttcctgacTGTCAGACGTGAAGATTCTCCTCGACGGAGAAGATGTTCTCCATTTTCACCGTAACATCAATTTTTGGATGACATACATTCTTATTTTGGCTTCAACCAAAATATGTCGTATTTGAATGTTTGagaaatttctccaattttggGATCCAATGCATTTCAACTTAAAActagataaataaaaacaaatacatttttattatgTCCATCAATCTATTACACTTAAATGATCGACTCGGATTTAACAATAACATGGACAAAgatttcatttcacaaaaacatCATCTTTTCTTATCATCTATTTTTACTGAGGtgtggcatgaaaaaaaaattattttctattcttATCAAAcccttttttccaatcaaattgtcgagtgttttttttttcctgaactCAGTTGTGAAGATTAACACTATCTATATTTGAGTAAAATGCTATATTGGCTTCAATCAAACTTGACGGAGAAGATGTTCTCCATTTTCACCGAACATCAATTTTTGGATGACgtacatttttattttggcttcAATCAAAATATGTTGCATTTGAATGTTTGAGAAATTTCTCcagttttgggatccattgcgTTTCAActtaaaactaaataaataaaatatatacatttttttaatttagattaACACTATCTATATTTGAGTAAAATGCTATGTCCATCAATCTATTACATTTAAAAGATCAACTCAGATTTAACAATAACATGGATGGAAGATCTTATTTCACAAAAGCATCTATTTTTACCAAGGTGTGGTAtggaaagaaattattttctattcttATCAATCTACCcttttttccaataaaattgtcgagtgtttttttttttccttgaatgtCAATCGTGAAGATTCTCCTTGACGGAGAAAATGTTCTCCATTTTCACCGTAACATCAATTTTGGATGacatacatttttattttggcttcAATCAAAATATGTCGTATTTGAATGTtagaaatttgagaaatttcttcaattttgggATCCAATGCGTTTCAACTTAAAACTAGATAAATAAaacatatacattttttttttcgaaaaatttagaataacaCTATCTATATTTGAGTAAAACGCTATGTCCATCAATCTATTACACTTAAAAGATCGACTCAAATTTAACAAATGACATGGACAGAAGatttcatttcacaaaagcATCCTCTTTTCTTAGCATCTATTTTTACCGAGGTGTggcatgaaaagaaattattttctatccTTATCAATCTAcccttttttccaatcaaactgtcgagtgtttttcttttccctgaatGTCGGTTGTGAAGGTGAAGATTCTCcttgatggagaaaatattcTCCATTTTCACCGTAACATCAATTTTTGGATGacatacatttttattttggcttcAACCAAAATATGTCATATTTGAATGTTTgagaaatttctccatttttgggATCCAATGCGTTTCAACttaaaagtagataaataaaacatatacattttttttctcgaaAAATTTAGAATACCACTATCTATATTTGAGTAAAATGCTATATCCATCAATCTATTACACTTAAAAGATTGACTCAGATTTAACAATGACATGGAGTGAAGATTTCATTCTACAAAAGCATCCTCTTTTCTTAGCATCTATTTTTACCGAGGTGTggcatgaaaataaattattttctataattatCAATCTACCCATTTTCCAACCAAATTGTcagagtgttttttttttccctgaatgTTAGTCGTGAAGATTCTCCTTGACGGAGAAAATGTTCTCCATTTTCACTATAACATCAATTTTTGGATGagatgcatttttattttggcttcaattaaaatatgtCGTATTTGAATGTTTGagaaatttctccaattttggGATCGCGTTTCAACTTAAAACTAGATAAATAAaacatgtacattttttttttcaaaagatttagaataaCACTATCTATATTTGAGTAAAATGCTATGTCCATCAATCTATTACACTTAAAAGATTAACTCAGATTTAACAATGACATGGACGGAAGATTTCATTCCGCAAAAGCATCCTCTTTTATTAGCATCTGTTTTTGGTGAGGCGTGGCATgggaagaaattattttctatccTTATATTTCAGCAAATTAGCTTCACCTTTTCGTACGGAGATGAAGTATGGGAAGGGAAAGCCGTTCTCACTCTTTCTACTCTTGGAAAGGGATATATGATCCGACCCAATccaatcaaaaataaaaaataaaaaatatttatttaccTATTTCCCCAAAATTAGCCGGCTCGACAGGCCTATAAGAGGAGTCAAAGGAATAAAAGGCGAGACCATCAAGATAACGCGGCTACGCGATCCAACGTTTTGTGCTCAATTTCCAACCACTCCGAGGGAATGTCAATGCTTCCGTCGTTAAAGTTGACAAAAGCATTGTCAAAGTCCTAATTTCTTGGTAATTGCCGGACCAGAAAATATGAAGAAAGGAAGACGAAACTGTCGGGCCTGCTAGAAAGCCCAAAATAACAAGCTGTAGGATCATTTCGTCTCTcaaagatttatttatttattttatttatttctttatcaAGTTGTACCGTGGGTCACCagcaaaattttatttcaagGGCATAGATAGTTGAAAGTAGGTGCACAATTGTAAATTAAtgttatattaatttttacataCTTGCGTGTGACCATGAGACGTGGGTGAAAAATTGTTACAATTCACTTTTATGCTTCCCTCgtacaaagaaagagaaacccCGTGATGGTGAAAGAAGGTGAGGGATTATGATCTTTTGTGTCCGACCAAGTTGAAGTGATTGTTTCATGCTCAACAACGATAGGCGCTCGATTTTGGTTGTTCCAGTTTCTGATGCATGTTAATTTGACTTCacttctatttttgtttttgtgttttgagAAGCAGGGTGCCACGGTTGAAGTCCCTTGGACAAACCTTGTGTTGTCATTTTGTTACTTTCTAGGAACAGTAGCCTCAATGTCACTACTTGGGTGGCGTGGTATCAGTGCATTGATTGAAGTTAATGCAGTTCGTGCATGTGGATAAATATATTCGAATTGATTCCTGACGCGATGCTTAACAAACCAGCAGTTCAATGAATTCATGCAATTATACCATTTGGATGCATGCATTTCCAGCTTGAAAAAGAGCACCGATATGCATGTGCATTTTTTTGGGACTAGGTAATAATAGACCggcttctttttatttatttttccaagaaTGTATTGTTTCATACCGTAGAATCTAGTAAAGTATGTGTCCCTTTTACTGCTTCTAGTGAAGACCGTTAATGAATTTTCgaccctattttttttttttctcaaataatttttataagtcCGGACACATTTTGAGCATATTTTATTACTATTCTATGGCTTTTTTGGGAGTCCCTtcaaattttctatattttttaggCCTTTAGTAGATGAATGAATTGCGTAGAACGAGAGAAGATCGTGATCGCTTGCTAGTTTCCTTGggcgaggaaaaaaaaaaaggagcaaaaaagaaaaaaaaagagaaaaaaatataataaaagtattaataaattaaaagaaattctaagtcataaaaaaatttaagggcCGTACGAAACGTATTTCTActccgggaatagaaattttgggtaATCACCAAACGtcttcaaatgctcaaaaactcgcctatggaacaaaataaaaagtaatcatttttaataaaaattattcccgagGGCAGAATATTTACTAAATGCACCCTTATTCTTATGCTGCTTTTGCTACTAcaccaattttcattttatttaagcACTTGTCTTTAGGACAAATATTGCAAGGTGCATTAAGCCTTGTTGATCTCACTACAATCTAAGTAGCATCGACACGTAACACGATATGACACAACACAccgacacatcatttctcaaaaatagagaattttaatatgttgggatacgttatatattaaatgaagatttttatttttaattaatttgtttcatattcaaaaataaataagtaataaaaaagagcttacaatgaatttacattaataatattaataaatctattcatggaaaatttaaaagacaTATTCATAGTTAATACGTACCCATATTTGGGAACATATTtctaactttaaaaaattatagatgaaactaatgactaacaaaagattataataaacttatttaaataaatttgtgatattctataatgataaaaatttattattattgaacaatcaattttttcaaactatttttagcctatttatttatttttctaacaaAAATAACTTTACCATTCAAAAGTTATTTCCctccctccttttctttcctaaatTCTCATctcccaaaaattatttcccttcctcatttctctctcctccacccCACCTCAAACCCCGTCTcagtttttttccttctttcttcccccAATCACCTGTCATTTCCCCCGATTCTCTCTCCCACCCCCTGATTTCTTTCCCTCATTTGTCCCCCTCCATCACCTCTCATTTccatcatttctctcttcccccttcATCTCACCCACCCCAAGGCCTTGGGCCCTCATCACCGGTTGTTTCTCTCCTCGCCCCCACCACCCTTACACCACCCCAACCCCTTGGCCCCCTTCTCCACCTCCggttcttcccctttcttcctccttctctccTATCACTTGTTAACTgtgacctcctcctcctcgcacgATCCTTTCTGCTCTCTTTCAGTCTCCTCATCGCAATCGCTCACTGCCTTGCCTTCAGCCCTTTCTTCTTCATAGTCATAGCCTCGCCGCCGGCCCTCCATCACAACATTGCAATCGCGACCCTCTTGCCTCGGTCTCTACTCTTCCTCTAGCCCTCCCTCGCCATCACGGCCTCACCTCTGCTCCCTcaccctcgcctccaccctcaaTTGTGTTCTTCAACAATCCTCTCTCGGACATGCCTGTTGGAATGTGTCAAGAAAAGTTGACCATGTCTTGGACACATCGACACGTGTCTAACACGACATGGAAACTCTGACagcgtgtccgtgcttcataggctACAATGGGTGGAGTTTGATTCCTGTGATTGTTAAGTATTATGTCAAATTGGAAGATAGgagtatgacaaaaaaaaaaagtttggaagtTGGAGAAAAGTTGTTAGTCGATGTCCTACATTGTTCTATTTTCA
This region includes:
- the LOC104441695 gene encoding LOW QUALITY PROTEIN: uncharacterized protein At5g41620 (The sequence of the model RefSeq protein was modified relative to this genomic sequence to represent the inferred CDS: deleted 2 bases in 1 codon) — encoded protein: MQHHRSIERNNRAIQPVSPASYGSSMEVTPYNPAITPSSSLDFKRRVNEPHYSLKTSTELLKVLNRIWSLEEQHASNISLIKALKMELDHSRVRIKELLRDQQADRHEIDALMKQISEDKLARKNKEQDRILAAVQSARDELEDERKLRKRSESLHRKLARELSDAKSSLSHALRELEKDRKSRKLLEDLCDEFAVGIRDYEHEVHSLKQRYDKDWAGGSERDRLILHISESWLDERMQMKFEEAQSGSAEKSSIVDKLSLEIETFLQAKRKDALKSIDSITKERRNSLESVPLNEVVSAPQDLGDEDDSDGSDSNCFELNRQTHGEFKAYMDEASEDPADDKVEIELTKKKRAPRGRRKAQNSSSVQAKSEKAGTTRDKRADGNPAEVTVTHKLDNHEATDEFSHERKNKSEVRSLTANSMLDDFIKNQLKLSSGGSVHPDVDFGEASCSNSAWRTQASPVRPWMVKQSSNDPDVSESSSKLPPVIKENTLKAKLMEARSKGQRSRLRAARGFS